A single genomic interval of Cupriavidus necator harbors:
- a CDS encoding entericidin A/B family lipoprotein, with the protein MKKGWIWCILFATLLAGCNTMAGLGQDIQRGGQKLESSADRHK; encoded by the coding sequence GTGAAGAAAGGTTGGATCTGGTGCATTTTGTTTGCCACACTGTTGGCTGGATGCAACACGATGGCGGGGCTCGGCCAGGACATTCAGCGCGGTGGCCAGAAGCTCGAAAGCTCGGCG